One genomic region from Pyrinomonadaceae bacterium encodes:
- a CDS encoding GNAT family N-acetyltransferase, protein MREVENLQKEVWQSDDRDVVPLNILAATREVGAILLSAFDGPALVGFAYSFVGREKERLVHHSHMLAVTPSHRNLNLGYRLKLAQRDRALAQGIDTMTWTFDPLQSLNAHFNFTKLGVLSDTYKINFYGESTSGFLLQIGMGTDRLWVTWRLDSRRVLDRLQESGRSRILTPELRSISPLVRFGPNNAPERAASAKDSEQKFLSIEIPSEINSLQIESPQLASEWREETRRAFSEAMSAGYLVEDFHVSSRNDCSVGVYLLSRGRTIY, encoded by the coding sequence ATGCGAGAGGTTGAGAATCTTCAGAAGGAGGTCTGGCAATCCGACGATCGCGATGTTGTCCCGCTTAACATCCTGGCTGCGACTCGGGAAGTGGGCGCAATTCTTTTAAGCGCGTTTGACGGGCCGGCGTTGGTGGGCTTTGCGTACAGTTTCGTGGGCCGTGAGAAAGAACGTCTGGTCCATCATTCGCACATGCTGGCGGTCACGCCATCGCATCGCAATTTGAACCTCGGCTACCGACTTAAGCTTGCTCAGCGAGACCGCGCGCTCGCACAAGGCATTGATACCATGACGTGGACGTTTGACCCGCTTCAGAGTTTGAACGCGCACTTTAATTTCACAAAACTCGGAGTGTTGTCCGACACGTACAAAATTAACTTTTATGGTGAAAGCACATCTGGATTTTTACTTCAGATTGGCATGGGCACCGATCGACTCTGGGTCACGTGGCGGCTCGATAGCCGACGAGTCCTGGACCGACTGCAGGAAAGTGGCCGAAGCAGAATATTAACGCCTGAGCTGCGAAGCATATCTCCTCTGGTCCGATTCGGACCAAACAACGCGCCTGAGAGGGCAGCGTCAGCGAAAGACTCTGAGCAAAAATTTCTTTCAATCGAAATCCCTTCAGAGATCAACTCATTGCAGATTGAAAGCCCACAACTCGCCTCAGAGTGGCGCGAAGAAACTCGCCGAGCCTTTAGCGAGGCGATGTCTGCGGGGTACCTCGTTGAGGACTTTCATGTTTCGTCAAGAAATGATTGTTCCGTTGGGGTGTACCTTCTCAGCCGCGGTAGAACAATTTATTAG